From Ancylomarina subtilis:
CCTTTAGGTAATTTTCAGTATGTATTTTCTACCGGAAAGAGCCTTGATTCTTTAAGTATACAAGGACATGCCGTAGATGCCTTCACAAGGCTTCCAATTGAGAAGGTCCAGATTTATGCTTATTCAAATCATCAGGATTCAGTTCCTTTAACAACCATTCCTGATTACGTTGCACAAACAGATACGGCTGGACATTTTAATTTAAGTAACCTTAAAGCCGGGACCTATAAAATTTTTGCATTAGTTGATGGTAATCGCGATTACAAATACAATGGGCCAGGCGAAATTATTGGTTTTTTAGATACACTTCTGACTCCGACTGCTCAGACTTTCCAGAAAATGGATAGTATTACGCCCGATTCATCAGCTTTGAGAACCTATACGGCCTTTAGTCCAGCTGACGTTCATATCAACTTATTTGAGGAAGAGAACCCCTTATTATATCTGACCAAGTATGCACGCTCTCGTCGGGAGAAACTAGATTTTGAGTTTTCTTTTAAACGAACTGATGATTTAAAGATTGATTTCTTAGATATAGACGATGATGCCAATAGTTTTCTTATCGAGAGCAATAAAAGACGGGATACTTTATCGTATTGGATTGTTGACTCAAATATTTATAAAAGGGACACATTAACGGCTGTTCTAAACTATTTAAAGACGGATTCTACCAATCAGCTTGTTAGTTTTAGTGATACCGTAAAATTGAATTTTAAAGCTCCTAAAAAGGCGAAACAAACAAAAAAGCAGGAAAAGAAATCTAAAATAAAGAAACCTGTTTATGAATTTAAAACCAATATAAAATCCTCCCAAGATCTGAATAAAGATATTGAGTTTGAATTCAACGAGCCTTTGGCGGAGTTTACTCTTGATAGTATCAAACTTGTCAAGATTGTTGATACTTTAGAGTTTGCTGTTCCTTTTGACTTTGTAAAAGACACTGCTCTGTTAAGGACCTATCATATGAATGTGAAATGGGAATCAGAAACGAATTACCGATTGGATATTGATTCTACAGCTTTTAAAAATATTTTCGGACTTGAAAGTGATGCCTTTACCAAGAAATTTAAGACGAAGGAATTGGAGTATTATGGCAAAATTCTCCTGAAAGTTGATCAGGTTCATAAGCCTTTAATCGTTCAGATTTTAGAGAATAATAAAAATGAAACACTTATACAGAGTAAAAAGATTTATTCTGATCAGACCATCACTTTTGATTATCTTGAACCTAAAATCTATATTATCAAGGTGATTGAAGATTGGAATGATAATGGAAAATGGGATACGGGCAATTATAAGCTAAAATTACAGCCGGAAACCATTCATTATTTCCGTAAGGAGATTAAGGTGCGTTCCAATTGGGATGTAGAAGAAAATGTTGTTTTACCTCAAGCTCATTAAAAATTAGTCTATGTCAGCTCTTTTAGAATTTGCAATTTTCCCAACAGATAAGGGAGATAGTGTCAGCCAATATGTGAGTCAGGTGATTGAAATGATCCGCGAATCGGGGGTCGATTATCAATTAACAGCAATGGGGACTCTTATTGAAACGGATACTCTACCGGAAGCATTGAATATCGTGAATCAGGCTTATGCGATTCTTGAGCCACACTCCGATCGTGTTTATTCAACGATGACTGTAGATATTCAAAAAAATAAGCATAATCGATTAAAATCGAAAGTAACGGCTATTGAAAATAAAATTGGTAAGGTTAATCTTTAATATCTATTGATTTGAAATATACGCTTTTCTTTTTCTTACTCATTATCTCTTTTACTCAGCTGAAATCTCAGGAACAAGCCGGGATAGAGAACTTTGCTTTTCAGTCAGGTGAGAAATTGACATATCGGGGCTATTACAATTGGGGTTTTATTTGGGTAGCTGCCGGCGAAGTTAAGCTCGAAGTGAAAGATGAAGCTTATTCTAACAAACCCGCTTATAAAATTGAGGCGGAAGGTAAAACCTTGAAGGCATTTGATTGGTTTTTCAAGCTGCGCGATACCCTTTCATGTTACGTAGATTCAACCAATTTAAAACCCTTTTATTTTGATAGAAAAACCCATGAAGGGGATTATATTGCCAGACACCAATATTGGTTTGATTACGATAAGGATCAGGTTTATTCCAGAATTAGAAAAAGACAAAAGCCAGTCAAGAATGATACCATAGAGAATAAAAATATCAGTTCGGATATTGTATCGGTTGCCTATTTCACTCGAAATTTAGATTTTACGAAGTATAAAAAGAAAGAGAAGATACCACTTCGAATGTTAATTGATAATGAGATTCATAATTTGTATATCAGATACAAGGGGATAGAAAAAGTCAAACTAAAAAATGGTGAGGTTTACGAATGCCTCAAGTTCTCACCTATGCTTGTAAAGGGTAACCTTTTTAAAGGAGGAGAAGATATGACCATATGGGTGAGTAATGACAGAAATAGAGTTCCCATTATGGTTGAAGCCAAAGTTCTGATCGGAAGTGTAAAAGGCCTTCTGGATTCTTATGAAGGCCTTAGATCAACGCGAGAGTCTTTGTTTAAGAAGAAATCAGGAAGGCTTGAAATTGAATAAAAATTGATTTAATCAATCTTTATTTCGAATAGCTTTGGCCAGCGTTTCCCTGTTACAAAAAGACGATTATTAATAGAATCATAAGCGATACCATTAAGAACGTCATCGCCTTCAGTCAATTTTCTTCTTTCGGCAGGTGTCAGAATTTTAGCTAAGTTTAAATTACACTCAACCTGTCCAGTAGATGGGGTGATTACAACAATACGATCGGTCAACCAAACATTAGCGTAGATTTTATCACCGATGTATTCAAGTTCATTTAGATTTGTTATCTCACCTTTTTCATCATAAACTTCAATCTCACCTATTTTTCCATAATTGTTTGGATCGACGAAGGTTAGTTTATTACTTCCATCAGAAATAACAAGTTTGTCATCAATAGTTGTGATACCCCAGCCCTGGCCATTTGTTGTAGGAGGTCTGAAGAAATCTTTTTGCGAAAAATCTTCCGCATCTATCACAAAGGCTTTTTTCGATTGCCAGGTTAGTTGAATAATCTTTCCCTTGTAGTAGGTAATTCCTTCTCCAAAATAATTTCGCTCCAGTTTTCTATCAAACAGACTTTCTCCTTTTTCGACATCAATTTTGCGAAGACTTGATTCGCCATATTGGCCTGTGCCTTCGTATAAATAGCCTTCGTGATAAAACAAGCCCTGAGTATAGGATTTCTTATCATGAGGGAATGTGTTTACGACTTTGTAAGTCAACTCTCGGGGAACTTTATTTGATTTAATATTGAAGTAGGATGAGATGTTGCCAATTTTTCCATCTTTGTGATAAGCCATAATTTGGAAGTTATGCTTGCCCATCTTTTTTTCGTTAGCAATATGAGAAAAACTCCAGGGCTTCGCATAAAGAGTTTGACTTGTCTTACCATCAACTATGAGTTGTACAGAATCGATGGCTTTTGAATTCTTTCTTTTTTTGATTGAAATTTCAATCGTATCAGCTTTGGTAAAAACCTTTCCTCTTTGTGGCTGTTTCAATTTTAAACTGTGAATAAATTCAATGGTTTTTACTTCAGTTTCTTTTTCTGTTTTTGAAACATTTTTAGGCGTACCATTGCATGAACTTAGAAGCGCTACAAATAAAAGGATGATATGAGATTGAATTTTCATATTTTCAGTGCGAGATGAAATAAAAAGAGATAAGTTGAAAAATAACTACTAACCATCAAAGTTAAAAGAATGTCTTTGATTTAACAATGATAAAAAAAACTGCTCGAATTTAATCGAGCAGTTTTTAAACTATTTAATGATTTCCCATTCGGAACCATCTTTTGTATCTTTTATGGCTATACCATAGCTGGCTAATTCGTCACGAATTTTGTCAGCAGTTGCCCAATCTTTGTTTTGTTTCGCTTCGTTTCGGGTTGTTAGTAATAAAGAAATAAGCTTGTCAAGAATTTCATTCGTTCCCCCTTCAGCTTCGTTTTCATCTTTCAGTCCCAATACGTCGTAAACTAGATCGTGATACAGTTTCTTAAGAGACTCCAATTGTTCCGCTTGAATATTTTCTTTTCCGGCTGCCAATGAATTGATCATTTTCACGCCATCGAAAAGGTGGGCGATAAGAATAGGTGTATTCAAATCGTCGTTTAAAGCCGCATAACATTTCGTTTTCAACTCTTCAACATTAACTGTTGATTCTGATCCGGCTTTAATTTTATCAAGTGTAGCAACAGCAGACATTAATCTGTTGAAGCCTTTTTCGGCAGCTTTAAGAGCGTCATTCGAAAAATCAAGAGGACTACGATAGTGTGCCTGCAAAATGAAAAAACGAATTGTCATCGGACTGTAAGCTTGTTCCAAAACGTCATTATCTCCTGAAAAAAGTTGATCGAGCGTAATAAAGTTACCCAATGATTTTCCCATTTTCTGTCCATTAATGGTAATCATGTTGTTGTGCATCCAATAACGAACAGCTTCGTGACCATGTGCTCCGGTTGATTGTGCAATCTCACATTCGTGGTGAGGGAACTGTAGATCAAGTCCACCGCCATGAATATCAAATTCGGCACCTAAATATTTTTGACTCATTGCCGAACACTCAAGGTGCCATCCAGGGAATCCATCGCTCCATTTTGATGGCCAACGCATGATATGCTCAGGATTTGCCTTCTTCCAAAGAGCAAAATCAAAGCTATTTTTCTTTTCGCTCTGTCCTTCTAGCTCACGAGTATTTGAGATAAGGTCTTCAATTTTTCTACCAGAAAGTTTACCGTAGTCGTGCTTTTTACTGTACGATTCTACATCGAAATAAACTGAACCGTTGCTTTCGTAGGCAAAACCATTTTCAAATAATCTATCGATAACCTCCATTTGCTCGATAATATGCCCTGAAGCACGAGGTTCGATACTTGGCTTAAGTACGTTCAGGTCATCCATGTTTTTATGGTAGCGATCAGTGAAATACTGAACCACTTCCATAGGCTCCAATTCTTCCAAACGCGCTTTTTGAGCAATTTTATCCTCCCCTTCGTCAGCATCGTTTACAAGGTGTCCTACATCGGTAATGTTACGAACGTAACGCACTTTGTAGCCGGAATGCTTTAAAAAGCGGAATAATATATCGAAAGTAATTGCCGGACGAGAGTGCCCCAAATGAGCATCACCATATACAGTAGGACCACAAACATATAAGCCAACATGTCCGGGGTTAATAGGTGTAAACAGCTCTTTCTTTCGGCTGAGTGTATTGTAAATGTGCAAATTATTTTCCATCGTCTTCATGTTTAGGTATCAGCTACTGATTGGAGTGGCTGTACAGCTTTAAATTGATCAAAAGAATCACTGCATTCTTTTGGGTGGGTAAAATTATAAAAAAATTATGGCTTCATCTCTTGATTCTGAGGAATTATGCGCGTTAATTTAGCTCTCTTCAATAGAGTATCAGTCTTATTTTCAATCAGTATAGTCTGTTTTAATGTTGAACAGCCATCTAATTTTGATGTAATTTAACAAAATTCGTCAGTGTCAATTG
This genomic window contains:
- a CDS encoding glutaminyl-peptide cyclotransferase, with translation MKIQSHIILLFVALLSSCNGTPKNVSKTEKETEVKTIEFIHSLKLKQPQRGKVFTKADTIEISIKKRKNSKAIDSVQLIVDGKTSQTLYAKPWSFSHIANEKKMGKHNFQIMAYHKDGKIGNISSYFNIKSNKVPRELTYKVVNTFPHDKKSYTQGLFYHEGYLYEGTGQYGESSLRKIDVEKGESLFDRKLERNYFGEGITYYKGKIIQLTWQSKKAFVIDAEDFSQKDFFRPPTTNGQGWGITTIDDKLVISDGSNKLTFVDPNNYGKIGEIEVYDEKGEITNLNELEYIGDKIYANVWLTDRIVVITPSTGQVECNLNLAKILTPAERRKLTEGDDVLNGIAYDSINNRLFVTGKRWPKLFEIKID
- a CDS encoding carboxypeptidase-like regulatory domain-containing protein, with product PLGNFQYVFSTGKSLDSLSIQGHAVDAFTRLPIEKVQIYAYSNHQDSVPLTTIPDYVAQTDTAGHFNLSNLKAGTYKIFALVDGNRDYKYNGPGEIIGFLDTLLTPTAQTFQKMDSITPDSSALRTYTAFSPADVHINLFEEENPLLYLTKYARSRREKLDFEFSFKRTDDLKIDFLDIDDDANSFLIESNKRRDTLSYWIVDSNIYKRDTLTAVLNYLKTDSTNQLVSFSDTVKLNFKAPKKAKQTKKQEKKSKIKKPVYEFKTNIKSSQDLNKDIEFEFNEPLAEFTLDSIKLVKIVDTLEFAVPFDFVKDTALLRTYHMNVKWESETNYRLDIDSTAFKNIFGLESDAFTKKFKTKELEYYGKILLKVDQVHKPLIVQILENNKNETLIQSKKIYSDQTITFDYLEPKIYIIKVIEDWNDNGKWDTGNYKLKLQPETIHYFRKEIKVRSNWDVEENVVLPQAH
- the cysS gene encoding cysteine--tRNA ligase, whose protein sequence is MENNLHIYNTLSRKKELFTPINPGHVGLYVCGPTVYGDAHLGHSRPAITFDILFRFLKHSGYKVRYVRNITDVGHLVNDADEGEDKIAQKARLEELEPMEVVQYFTDRYHKNMDDLNVLKPSIEPRASGHIIEQMEVIDRLFENGFAYESNGSVYFDVESYSKKHDYGKLSGRKIEDLISNTRELEGQSEKKNSFDFALWKKANPEHIMRWPSKWSDGFPGWHLECSAMSQKYLGAEFDIHGGGLDLQFPHHECEIAQSTGAHGHEAVRYWMHNNMITINGQKMGKSLGNFITLDQLFSGDNDVLEQAYSPMTIRFFILQAHYRSPLDFSNDALKAAEKGFNRLMSAVATLDKIKAGSESTVNVEELKTKCYAALNDDLNTPILIAHLFDGVKMINSLAAGKENIQAEQLESLKKLYHDLVYDVLGLKDENEAEGGTNEILDKLISLLLTTRNEAKQNKDWATADKIRDELASYGIAIKDTKDGSEWEIIK
- a CDS encoding DUF3108 domain-containing protein, which codes for MKYTLFFFLLIISFTQLKSQEQAGIENFAFQSGEKLTYRGYYNWGFIWVAAGEVKLEVKDEAYSNKPAYKIEAEGKTLKAFDWFFKLRDTLSCYVDSTNLKPFYFDRKTHEGDYIARHQYWFDYDKDQVYSRIRKRQKPVKNDTIENKNISSDIVSVAYFTRNLDFTKYKKKEKIPLRMLIDNEIHNLYIRYKGIEKVKLKNGEVYECLKFSPMLVKGNLFKGGEDMTIWVSNDRNRVPIMVEAKVLIGSVKGLLDSYEGLRSTRESLFKKKSGRLEIE
- a CDS encoding MTH1187 family thiamine-binding protein, coding for MSALLEFAIFPTDKGDSVSQYVSQVIEMIRESGVDYQLTAMGTLIETDTLPEALNIVNQAYAILEPHSDRVYSTMTVDIQKNKHNRLKSKVTAIENKIGKVNL